One stretch of Enterobacter sp. RHBSTW-00994 DNA includes these proteins:
- the uvrB gene encoding excinuclease ABC subunit UvrB, which yields MSKPFKLNSVFRPSGDQPDAIRRLKEGLEDGLAHQTLLGVTGSGKTFTIANVIADLQRPTMVLAPNKTLAAQLYGEMKEFFPENAVEYFVSYYDYYQPEAYVPSSDTFIEKDASVNEHIEQMRLSATKALLERRDVIVVASVSAIYGLGDPDLYLKMMLHLTQGMIIDQRAIVRRLTELQYARNDQAFQRGTFRVRGEVIDIFPAESDDLALRVELFDEEVERLSLFDPLTGHVESVIQRFTIYPKTHYVTPRERILQAMEEIKVELAERRKVLLANNKLVEEQRLSQRTQFDLEMMNELGYCSGIENYSRYLSGRGPGEAPPTLFDYLPADGLLVVDESHVTIPQIGGMYRGDRARKETLVEYGFRLPSALDNRPMKFEEFEALAPQTIYVSATPGNYELEKSGDEVVDQVVRPTGLLDPVIEVRPVATQVDDLLSEIRARAVINERVLVTTLTKRMAEDLTEYLEEHGERVRYLHSDIDTVERMEIIRDLRLGEFDVLVGINLLREGLDMPEVSLVAILDADKEGFLRSERSLIQTIGRAARNINGKAILYGDKITASMAKAISETERRREKQQQYNEANGIVPQGLNKKVVDILALGQGLARTKAKGRGKSRSVVEEDTVVLTPKALQQKIHELEGQMMQHAQNLEFEEAAQIRDQLHQLRDLFIAAS from the coding sequence ATGAGTAAACCGTTCAAATTGAATTCTGTTTTTCGTCCTTCTGGCGATCAGCCGGACGCCATTCGTCGTCTGAAAGAGGGGCTGGAAGATGGGCTTGCACATCAAACGCTGTTGGGCGTGACCGGTTCGGGTAAAACCTTCACCATCGCCAACGTGATTGCCGATTTGCAGCGCCCCACAATGGTGCTGGCGCCCAATAAAACGCTGGCGGCGCAGTTGTACGGCGAGATGAAAGAGTTCTTCCCTGAGAACGCGGTAGAGTATTTCGTCTCGTACTATGACTATTACCAGCCAGAAGCCTATGTCCCAAGCTCTGACACGTTTATCGAGAAAGATGCGTCGGTGAACGAACACATTGAGCAGATGCGCCTCTCGGCAACCAAGGCGCTTCTCGAACGGCGTGATGTCATCGTTGTGGCCTCCGTCTCCGCTATTTACGGTCTGGGCGACCCGGACCTCTATCTGAAGATGATGTTGCATCTTACGCAGGGGATGATTATCGATCAGCGCGCGATTGTACGCCGCCTGACGGAACTGCAATACGCCCGCAACGATCAGGCGTTCCAGCGCGGGACGTTCCGCGTGCGCGGTGAAGTGATCGACATTTTCCCGGCAGAATCTGATGATCTCGCGCTGCGCGTTGAGCTGTTCGATGAAGAGGTCGAGCGTTTGTCGCTCTTTGATCCGCTGACTGGCCATGTTGAATCGGTTATTCAGCGTTTTACCATTTACCCGAAAACGCACTACGTCACACCGCGTGAACGTATTTTGCAGGCCATGGAAGAGATCAAAGTGGAGCTGGCCGAGCGTCGTAAAGTGCTGCTGGCAAACAATAAGCTGGTTGAAGAGCAACGTCTGAGTCAACGTACCCAGTTCGACCTTGAGATGATGAATGAGCTGGGATACTGCTCTGGTATCGAAAACTATTCCCGTTATCTTTCGGGGCGTGGTCCAGGCGAAGCTCCGCCAACACTGTTTGATTACCTGCCGGCTGATGGCTTGCTGGTTGTTGACGAATCGCACGTGACCATTCCGCAAATTGGCGGCATGTACAGGGGTGACCGCGCCCGTAAAGAGACGCTGGTGGAGTACGGTTTCCGCCTGCCGTCGGCGCTTGATAACCGTCCAATGAAGTTTGAAGAGTTTGAAGCGCTTGCACCGCAAACTATCTATGTCTCGGCAACACCAGGCAACTATGAGCTGGAAAAATCCGGCGATGAAGTGGTTGACCAGGTGGTGCGTCCAACCGGTCTGCTTGATCCTGTGATCGAAGTGCGCCCGGTCGCCACGCAGGTGGACGATCTTTTGTCTGAAATCCGTGCGCGCGCGGTCATCAATGAACGTGTTCTGGTGACAACGTTAACCAAACGTATGGCTGAAGATCTTACTGAGTATCTCGAGGAACACGGCGAGCGCGTGCGGTATCTTCACTCGGACATCGATACGGTCGAACGTATGGAGATCATCCGCGATTTGCGTCTGGGCGAATTTGACGTGCTGGTCGGGATTAACCTTCTGCGAGAAGGCCTGGACATGCCAGAAGTGTCGCTGGTGGCAATACTGGATGCCGACAAAGAGGGATTCCTGCGCTCTGAACGTTCGCTTATTCAGACCATTGGTCGTGCTGCGCGTAATATCAACGGTAAAGCCATTCTTTACGGCGATAAGATCACGGCATCAATGGCAAAAGCCATCAGTGAGACCGAGCGCCGTCGCGAGAAGCAACAGCAGTACAACGAAGCAAATGGCATTGTTCCGCAAGGGTTGAACAAGAAGGTCGTGGATATTCTGGCGCTGGGCCAGGGTCTTGCCAGAACCAAAGCGAAAGGTCGTGGCAAGTCTCGCTCAGTGGTTGAGGAAGATACCGTGGTGCTGACACCAAAAGCTCTGCAGCAGAAAATTCACGAACTGGAAGGGCAGATGATGCAGCACGCTCAGAATCTGGAATTCGAAGAAGCCGCGCAGATCCGCGACCAGCTCCATCAATTGCGGGATCTGTTTATTGCCGCATCCTAG
- the yvcK gene encoding uridine diphosphate-N-acetylglucosamine-binding protein YvcK yields MRNRTFADLDRVVALGGGHGLGRVMSSLSSLGSRLTGIVTTTDNGGSTGRIRRSEGGIAWGDMRNCLNQLITEPSVASAMFEYRFGGNGELSGHNLGNLMLKALDHLSVRPLEAINLIRNLLKVDAFLIPMSEYPVDLMAIDTEGHEVYGEVNIDQLTLPPKELMTYPSVPATREAVEAIAEADLILIGPGSFYTSLMPGLLVKELAQALRRTPAPVVYIGNLGRELSPAAASLKLEDKLSLMEQYVGKKIIDAVVVGPKTDVSGIQGRVVVQEPLEADDIKYRHDRHLLREALEKAIQALG; encoded by the coding sequence ATGCGCAATCGCACTTTTGCGGATCTTGATCGTGTGGTCGCTCTCGGCGGAGGGCACGGCCTGGGGCGAGTAATGTCATCATTATCCTCGCTGGGTTCCAGGCTGACAGGGATTGTGACAACGACCGATAACGGAGGCTCTACAGGGCGGATCCGTCGCTCTGAAGGCGGTATCGCCTGGGGTGATATGCGTAATTGCCTGAACCAGTTAATTACGGAACCCAGCGTCGCTTCTGCGATGTTTGAGTACCGTTTTGGCGGTAACGGAGAGCTTTCCGGCCATAACCTCGGAAATCTGATGTTAAAGGCACTCGATCACCTGAGCGTGCGCCCACTTGAAGCCATCAATTTAATACGTAACCTGCTTAAAGTAGACGCTTTCCTGATACCAATGTCAGAGTATCCGGTTGATTTGATGGCAATCGATACAGAAGGTCATGAAGTTTATGGTGAAGTGAATATTGACCAGCTTACTCTCCCGCCCAAAGAGCTGATGACCTATCCCAGTGTACCCGCCACGCGCGAAGCTGTGGAGGCCATTGCCGAGGCGGATTTGATTCTGATTGGCCCAGGCAGTTTCTACACCAGCCTGATGCCGGGCCTGCTGGTGAAAGAGCTGGCGCAGGCCCTGCGCAGAACGCCTGCTCCCGTCGTGTACATTGGCAATTTGGGTCGCGAACTCAGCCCCGCCGCCGCCAGCCTGAAACTAGAGGATAAGCTCAGCCTGATGGAGCAGTATGTCGGGAAAAAGATTATCGACGCCGTTGTCGTTGGGCCGAAGACGGATGTCTCTGGTATTCAGGGGCGCGTGGTGGTTCAGGAGCCTCTGGAAGCGGACGACATTAAATATCGCCATGACCGCCACCTGCTGCGTGAGGCGCTGGAGAAGGCCATTCAGGCGCTGGGTTAG
- the moaA gene encoding GTP 3',8-cyclase MoaA: MASQLTDAFARKFFYLRLSITDVCNFRCTYCLPDGYKPGSVTNNGFLSVDEVRRVTRAFSELGTEKVRLTGGEPSLRRDFTDIIAAVRENAAIRQIAVTTNGYRLARDAEKWRDAGLTAINVSVDSLDARQFQAITGQDKFQQVMDGIDAAFAAGFDKVKVNTVLMRDVNHHQLDTFLAWIKPRRIQLRFIELMETGEGSDLFRRHHISGMVLRDALLKRGWIHQIRQRSDGPAQVFCHPDYEGEIGLIMPYEKDFCATCNRLRVSSVGKLHLCLFGDGGVDLRDLLEDDAQQAALEARISAALTHKKQTHFLHQGNTGITQNLSYIGG, from the coding sequence ATGGCTTCACAACTCACTGATGCTTTCGCGCGTAAGTTCTTCTATTTACGTCTGTCGATTACCGATGTGTGCAACTTCCGTTGCACCTATTGCCTGCCTGACGGCTATAAACCGGGCAGCGTCACCAATAACGGCTTTCTCTCCGTGGATGAAGTGCGCCGCGTGACGCGCGCGTTTTCTGAACTCGGTACTGAAAAGGTGCGCCTGACCGGTGGAGAGCCGTCGCTACGCCGGGACTTTACCGATATCATCGCCGCCGTCCGCGAAAATGCTGCTATTCGTCAAATTGCGGTAACCACCAATGGTTATCGTCTGGCGCGTGACGCTGAAAAATGGCGCGATGCTGGTCTGACGGCCATTAACGTCAGCGTCGACAGCCTCGATGCCCGCCAGTTTCAGGCCATTACCGGACAAGACAAGTTTCAACAGGTGATGGACGGTATTGACGCTGCCTTTGCTGCAGGTTTTGACAAGGTGAAAGTCAATACGGTTTTGATGCGCGATGTTAACCATCATCAACTGGACACCTTTCTGGCGTGGATTAAACCACGCCGTATTCAATTGCGTTTTATTGAGCTGATGGAAACCGGCGAGGGCAGCGATCTGTTCCGTCGCCACCATATCTCCGGCATGGTGCTTCGCGACGCGTTGCTAAAACGCGGCTGGATCCATCAGATCCGCCAGCGCAGCGATGGACCGGCGCAGGTCTTTTGTCACCCGGATTACGAAGGTGAAATTGGCCTTATCATGCCGTATGAGAAAGATTTCTGTGCCACCTGCAATCGTCTTCGCGTCTCGTCTGTGGGCAAGCTGCATCTCTGCTTGTTCGGTGATGGCGGTGTCGATTTACGCGATTTGCTGGAAGACGATGCTCAACAAGCCGCACTTGAAGCGCGCATTTCCGCTGCCCTGACGCATAAAAAACAGACCCACTTCCTGCACCAGGGCAACACCGGAATTACTCAGAACCTGTCATACATTGGCGGGTAA
- the moaB gene encoding molybdenum cofactor biosynthesis protein B, translating to MSQVSAEFIPTRIAILTVSERRGEEDDTSGHWLRDAALEAGHHIADKAIVKENRYAIRAQVSQWIASDDVQVVLITGGTGFTAGDQTPEALLPLFDREVEGFGEVFRMLSFEEIGTSTLQSRAVAGVANKTLIFAMPGSTKACRTAWENIIAPQLDARTRPCNFHPHLKK from the coding sequence ATGAGTCAGGTAAGCGCAGAATTTATCCCGACACGCATTGCTATTCTTACCGTTTCTGAACGCCGTGGCGAAGAGGATGACACCTCCGGCCACTGGCTGCGCGATGCCGCTCTCGAAGCCGGGCATCACATCGCGGATAAAGCGATTGTCAAAGAGAACCGCTACGCGATTCGCGCTCAGGTCTCTCAGTGGATCGCAAGCGATGACGTTCAGGTTGTATTGATCACCGGCGGAACCGGATTCACCGCCGGAGATCAGACACCAGAAGCGTTATTACCGTTGTTTGACCGCGAAGTTGAAGGTTTTGGCGAAGTGTTTCGTATGCTCTCCTTTGAAGAGATCGGCACATCCACACTGCAGTCGCGCGCGGTTGCCGGTGTGGCGAACAAAACGTTGATTTTCGCGATGCCTGGCTCAACCAAAGCGTGTCGTACTGCCTGGGAAAACATTATTGCCCCGCAGCTCGATGCGCGAACCCGTCCGTGTAATTTTCATCCTCATCTAAAGAAATAA
- the moaC gene encoding cyclic pyranopterin monophosphate synthase MoaC, with amino-acid sequence MSQLTHINAAGEAHMVDVSAKAETVREARAEAFITMLPETLAMIIEGSHHKGDVFATARIAGIQAAKRTWDLIPLCHPLMLSKVEVNLQAQPEHHRVRIESLCRLTGKTGVEMEALTAASVAALTIYDMCKAVQKDMVIGPIRLLAKSGGKSGDFRVDSND; translated from the coding sequence ATGTCGCAACTGACCCATATTAATGCTGCTGGCGAAGCCCACATGGTTGATGTCTCTGCCAAGGCTGAAACGGTACGCGAAGCACGCGCTGAAGCGTTCATTACGATGCTACCTGAAACGCTGGCGATGATTATCGAGGGCAGTCACCACAAAGGTGATGTGTTTGCTACTGCCCGTATCGCCGGGATCCAGGCGGCGAAACGCACCTGGGATTTAATCCCACTGTGTCATCCGCTGATGCTCAGCAAAGTGGAGGTGAACCTGCAGGCCCAGCCTGAGCACCACCGTGTACGCATTGAGTCATTATGCCGTCTAACCGGAAAAACGGGCGTCGAGATGGAAGCCTTGACGGCGGCGTCCGTGGCTGCACTGACTATTTACGATATGTGCAAAGCCGTACAAAAAGACATGGTGATTGGACCGATCCGTTTGTTAGCGAAAAGCGGCGGCAAATCCGGTGATTTTAGGGTGGACAGCAATGATTAA
- the moaD gene encoding molybdopterin synthase sulfur carrier subunit, translating into MIKVLFFAQVRELVSTDSLMLETPFDNVAALRAHLAQQDERWALALDEGKLLAAVNQTLVDFNHPLKAGDEVAFFPPVTGG; encoded by the coding sequence ATGATTAAAGTGCTCTTTTTTGCACAGGTGCGCGAGTTAGTCAGCACCGACAGCCTGATGCTGGAGACCCCATTTGATAACGTGGCCGCGTTGCGTGCGCATCTCGCACAACAAGACGAACGCTGGGCGCTGGCGCTGGATGAGGGCAAACTGCTGGCCGCAGTTAACCAGACGCTGGTGGACTTTAATCATCCGCTGAAAGCGGGCGATGAGGTTGCCTTCTTCCCACCGGTTACCGGAGGCTGA
- the moaE gene encoding molybdopterin synthase catalytic subunit MoaE, with product MAETRILVGHDRFDVGAEYGWLAERDEDGAVVTFTGKVRNHNLGDSVKALTLEHYPGMTEKSLVEIVDEARGRWPLGRVTVIHRIGEMWPGEEIVFVGVTSAHRSSAFAAGEFIMDYLKTKAPFWKREATPEGDRWVESRESDKQAAGRW from the coding sequence ATGGCAGAAACGCGAATTCTGGTAGGTCACGATCGCTTTGACGTTGGCGCAGAATATGGCTGGCTGGCGGAGCGTGATGAAGATGGCGCAGTGGTAACATTCACCGGCAAAGTGCGCAACCACAATCTGGGTGACAGCGTGAAAGCACTGACGCTGGAACACTATCCTGGTATGACGGAAAAATCGCTGGTTGAAATCGTCGACGAAGCGCGTGGCCGCTGGCCGCTCGGACGGGTGACGGTTATCCACCGTATCGGTGAAATGTGGCCTGGTGAGGAGATCGTCTTTGTCGGCGTCACCAGTGCACATCGTAGCAGCGCTTTTGCTGCCGGGGAGTTCATCATGGATTACCTCAAAACCAAAGCACCGTTCTGGAAACGTGAAGCGACGCCAGAGGGTGACCGCTGGGTTGAATCGCGAGAAAGTGATAAACAAGCCGCTGGCCGTTGGTAG
- a CDS encoding Bax inhibitor-1/YccA family protein — protein MDRFPRSDSIVQQSRTGLQTYMAQVYGWMTVGLLLTAFIAWYAANTPELMMFIFSSKITFFGLIIAQLALVFVLSGLVQKLSAGMATTLFMLYSALTGLTLSSIFVVYTYSSIASTFVVTGGMFGAMSLYGYTTKRDLSGFGSMLFMGLIGIVLASLVNLWLKSEALMWAVTYIGVVVFVGLTAYDTQKLKNIGEQIDVRDSSTLRKYSILGALTLYLDFINLFLMLLRILGNRR, from the coding sequence ATGGACCGATTTCCGCGTTCCGATTCTATTGTTCAGCAGTCCCGAACCGGGCTGCAAACGTATATGGCTCAGGTCTACGGCTGGATGACAGTCGGTTTGCTGCTCACCGCGTTTATCGCGTGGTATGCCGCAAATACGCCTGAGTTGATGATGTTTATCTTCTCCAGCAAAATCACCTTCTTTGGTCTGATTATTGCACAACTCGCGCTGGTGTTTGTGCTCTCTGGTCTGGTGCAAAAGCTCAGTGCGGGGATGGCAACCACATTGTTCATGCTGTACTCGGCACTGACAGGGCTGACGCTTTCCAGCATTTTCGTGGTCTATACCTACTCCTCCATCGCCAGTACCTTTGTGGTTACCGGTGGGATGTTTGGCGCGATGAGTCTTTACGGCTACACCACGAAACGTGACCTGAGCGGTTTCGGCAGCATGCTGTTTATGGGGCTGATTGGGATTGTGCTGGCCTCGCTGGTCAACCTGTGGCTTAAGAGCGAAGCATTGATGTGGGCGGTGACCTATATCGGGGTGGTTGTTTTTGTCGGATTAACCGCGTACGACACGCAGAAACTGAAAAATATTGGTGAGCAGATCGATGTACGCGACAGTTCAACGCTGCGCAAATACTCCATTCTGGGCGCGTTGACCCTGTATCTCGACTTTATAAACCTGTTCCTGATGTTGCTGCGTATTTTGGGCAACCGTCGCTAA
- a CDS encoding YbhN family protein translates to MSKSHPRWRLAKKILTGLFFLAVAVLLVIYAQKISWEEVWKVIRNYNRLTLLSAVGLTVLSYLIYGCYDLLGRAYCGHKLAKRQVMLVSFICYAFNLTLSTWVGGIGMRYRLYSRLGLPGSTITRIFSLSITTNWLGYILLGGVIFTAGIVQLPKHWYIDEATLRIAGTVLLLVIAAYLWASAFARRRHMTIKGQKLVLPSWRFAVIQMVVSSANWMVMGVIIWLLMGEEVNYFFVLGVLLVSSIAGVIVHIPAGIGVLEAVFIALLAGEEISHGTIIAALLAYRVLYYFLPLALATVCYLILESRAKTLRAKNQKALAK, encoded by the coding sequence ATGTCAAAATCCCATCCTCGCTGGAGGCTGGCAAAAAAAATCCTCACCGGATTATTCTTTCTGGCGGTCGCAGTATTACTGGTGATTTACGCGCAGAAAATTAGCTGGGAAGAGGTCTGGAAGGTTATCCGCAATTATAACCGCCTGACCCTCCTGAGTGCTGTTGGGTTGACGGTGCTAAGTTATCTTATTTACGGCTGCTATGACCTGCTGGGACGCGCTTACTGCGGTCATAAACTTGCAAAACGCCAGGTCATGCTGGTGTCCTTTATTTGTTATGCCTTTAACCTGACGCTGAGTACCTGGGTTGGCGGCATTGGCATGCGCTATCGTCTCTATTCACGTCTTGGACTGCCCGGCAGCACGATCACGCGCATTTTCTCGCTGAGCATTACCACCAACTGGCTGGGCTATATTCTGCTCGGCGGCGTGATTTTCACCGCAGGGATAGTTCAACTGCCAAAGCACTGGTATATCGATGAAGCCACATTGCGAATCGCGGGCACAGTTCTACTGTTGGTGATTGCAGCATATCTGTGGGCCAGCGCGTTTGCCAGACGCCGCCATATGACGATTAAGGGGCAAAAACTGGTGCTGCCGTCGTGGCGATTCGCCGTTATACAGATGGTCGTTTCCAGTGCCAACTGGATGGTGATGGGCGTCATCATCTGGTTATTGATGGGCGAAGAGGTGAACTATTTCTTTGTGCTCGGCGTGCTACTGGTGAGCAGTATCGCCGGTGTTATCGTGCATATCCCGGCCGGGATAGGTGTGCTGGAAGCGGTGTTTATTGCCCTTCTCGCCGGAGAGGAGATCTCCCATGGAACCATTATTGCCGCCCTGCTCGCTTACCGTGTGCTCTATTACTTTCTGCCCCTGGCGCTGGCGACGGTGTGTTATTTGATTCTGGAGAGTCGGGCGAAGACGTTGCGGGCAAAAAATCAGAAGGCGTTAGCGAAGTGA
- the clsB gene encoding cardiolipin synthase ClsB, which yields MNSSWREGNSITLLENGDEYYPAVFDAIHRAQQKVILETFIWFEDEVGKQLHSVLLRAALRGIKIDVLLDGYGSPDLSDDFVNALTSAGVVFRYYDPAPRLFGMRTNLFRRMHRKIVVVDEVVAFVGGINYSAEHMSGYGPEAKQDYAIRIEGPVVQDILLFELENLPGKEAVRRWWKRRHRPEENRHPGEAQALFVWRDNGEHRDDIERHYLKMLANAKREVIIANAYFFPGYRLLHAMRNAARRGVRVKLIVQGEPDMPIVKVGARLLYNYLVKGGVQIYEYRRRPLHGKVALMDDHWATVGSSNLDPLSLSLNLEANLIVHDRQFNQTLRDNLQGLIANDCVRVDESMVPKRTWWNLGIGVVVFHFLRHFPAMVGWLPAHTPELALVDPPAQPEMETQDRIEAEESGGKT from the coding sequence ATGAACAGCTCATGGCGGGAAGGTAACAGCATCACGCTGCTGGAAAATGGCGATGAGTATTATCCGGCAGTGTTTGACGCCATTCACCGCGCACAACAGAAAGTGATCCTTGAAACCTTTATCTGGTTTGAAGACGAGGTGGGTAAACAGCTGCACAGCGTGCTGCTACGCGCCGCCCTGCGCGGTATCAAAATCGACGTCTTACTCGACGGCTATGGCTCGCCGGATCTCAGCGATGACTTCGTCAACGCACTCACGTCTGCTGGCGTGGTGTTCCGCTACTATGATCCCGCCCCGCGCCTTTTCGGGATGCGCACCAACCTCTTCCGTCGAATGCACCGCAAAATCGTGGTGGTTGATGAGGTCGTGGCGTTTGTCGGTGGTATTAACTATTCCGCCGAACATATGTCTGGTTACGGGCCGGAGGCCAAACAGGATTACGCCATTCGGATCGAAGGGCCCGTGGTTCAGGATATTTTACTGTTTGAGCTGGAAAATCTGCCGGGTAAAGAAGCGGTTCGCCGCTGGTGGAAACGCCGTCATCGCCCCGAAGAGAACCGGCATCCTGGTGAGGCACAGGCGCTCTTTGTCTGGCGCGATAACGGAGAACACAGGGACGATATCGAACGCCATTACCTTAAAATGCTGGCGAACGCGAAGCGCGAGGTGATTATCGCCAACGCCTACTTCTTCCCCGGTTATCGTCTGCTGCACGCCATGCGCAATGCCGCCAGGCGCGGTGTGCGTGTAAAGCTGATTGTCCAGGGCGAGCCGGATATGCCGATTGTCAAAGTGGGCGCGCGCCTGCTCTATAACTATCTGGTAAAAGGCGGCGTGCAGATATACGAATATCGCCGCCGGCCGCTGCATGGCAAGGTCGCCCTGATGGACGATCACTGGGCGACCGTCGGCTCAAGTAACCTTGACCCACTGAGCCTGTCACTCAATCTGGAAGCAAACCTGATCGTTCACGATCGCCAGTTCAACCAGACGCTACGCGATAACCTTCAGGGGCTGATCGCCAATGACTGCGTACGGGTGGATGAATCGATGGTTCCAAAACGCACCTGGTGGAATCTGGGTATTGGGGTGGTGGTGTTCCACTTTCTGCGCCATTTCCCGGCGATGGTGGGATGGCTGCCAGCCCATACGCCTGAGCTTGCGCTGGTCGATCCCCCGGCTCAGCCCGAAATGGAAACACAGGATCGTATTGAAGCGGAAGAAAGCGGAGGGAAAACCTGA
- a CDS encoding endonuclease/exonuclease/phosphatase family protein has product MIQKNRHFSLNVLTINTHKGFSAFNRRFMLPELRDAIRTVSADIVCLQEVMGSHDTYSQQINNWPSVPHYEFLADSLWHDYAYGRNAVYPEGHHGNAVLSRFPIEHYENRDVSIGESEKRGLLYCRIAPPDLAFPVHVGCVHLGLREAHRKAQLQMLANWTNTLPEGEPVVIAGDFNDWRQRANHPLKVNAGLEEIFTRAHGRPARTFPVRYPLLRLDRIYVKNAHASVPRALTLLNWRHLSDHAPLSAEIHL; this is encoded by the coding sequence ATGATCCAAAAAAACCGGCATTTCTCGCTGAATGTGCTGACGATTAACACCCATAAAGGTTTCTCGGCATTTAACCGTCGTTTCATGTTACCCGAGCTACGCGACGCGATTCGAACCGTCAGCGCGGACATTGTCTGCCTGCAGGAAGTGATGGGATCGCATGACACCTACTCGCAGCAAATCAACAACTGGCCCAGCGTTCCGCATTACGAATTTCTGGCTGATTCCCTGTGGCACGATTATGCCTACGGACGCAACGCGGTCTACCCAGAAGGGCATCATGGCAATGCGGTGCTGTCACGTTTTCCCATTGAACATTACGAAAACCGGGATGTATCGATCGGGGAGAGTGAAAAGCGCGGGCTGCTTTACTGCCGCATCGCGCCACCGGATCTCGCGTTTCCCGTTCATGTTGGCTGCGTTCATCTCGGCCTGCGGGAAGCCCATCGCAAAGCGCAACTGCAGATGCTGGCGAACTGGACCAATACCCTGCCAGAGGGAGAGCCTGTGGTTATCGCGGGGGATTTTAACGACTGGCGGCAGCGTGCCAACCACCCGCTGAAAGTGAATGCCGGGCTGGAGGAGATTTTCACCCGTGCACATGGCCGACCGGCGCGCACCTTTCCGGTCCGCTACCCCCTGCTGCGTCTCGACCGAATCTACGTGAAAAACGCCCATGCCAGCGTCCCAAGGGCACTGACGTTACTCAACTGGCGTCATCTCTCCGACCACGCGCCTCTCAGTGCGGAGATCCATTTATGA
- a CDS encoding YbhQ family protein, translating into MKWQQRVRVATGLSCWQIMLHLLVVAVLVMGWMSGTLVRVGLGLCVLYGVTVLSMLFLQRHHEARWREVGDVLEELTTTWYFGAAMIVLWLLSRVLQNNYLLALAGLVILAGPAVVSLLTKEKKLRNVSSKHRVRH; encoded by the coding sequence ATGAAGTGGCAACAACGTGTTCGTGTGGCAACTGGCCTAAGTTGCTGGCAGATAATGTTGCATTTACTGGTCGTGGCCGTACTGGTGATGGGCTGGATGAGCGGTACGCTGGTGCGTGTCGGCTTAGGTTTATGCGTCCTGTATGGCGTAACTGTGTTGTCGATGCTGTTTTTACAGCGACATCACGAAGCGCGCTGGCGCGAGGTGGGTGATGTGCTCGAAGAGCTCACCACCACCTGGTATTTTGGTGCAGCAATGATCGTTTTATGGCTGTTATCACGAGTCTTGCAAAACAACTACCTGCTGGCCCTTGCGGGGCTGGTGATCCTTGCAGGGCCTGCGGTTGTATCATTACTGACCAAAGAGAAAAAGCTACGCAATGTTTCGTCTAAACATCGCGTACGCCACTGA